From a single Sediminibacterium sp. KACHI17 genomic region:
- a CDS encoding copper homeostasis protein CutC, which yields MSLPLEICVFNTATAIEAANAGADRIELCENYANGGTTPSYGYLKTTREKISIPVFPMIRPRGGDYYHSEEELEIIRKDILLCKELGFEGVVVGLLKKDGTIDADNTARLTELAYPLDVTFHRAFDRCKDPLQALETIIQCGCTRILTSGQQPKAPDGKVLIKQLVEQADGRIIIMPGSGINSNNIAEMRAYTGAVEFHTSARILIPSLSEYMNPDMPEDFSRDFTNAEEIQKIKKLLS from the coding sequence ATGTCATTACCATTAGAGATATGCGTATTCAATACTGCTACAGCCATCGAAGCTGCCAATGCGGGTGCAGATAGAATTGAATTATGTGAGAACTATGCCAATGGTGGCACTACGCCATCTTACGGTTATTTGAAAACAACGCGTGAAAAAATATCCATCCCCGTATTCCCGATGATTCGTCCGCGTGGCGGAGATTATTATCATAGTGAAGAAGAATTGGAGATCATCCGAAAAGATATTCTGTTGTGTAAAGAATTGGGATTTGAAGGCGTGGTTGTTGGATTATTGAAAAAAGATGGCACCATTGACGCAGATAATACCGCTCGTTTGACTGAGTTGGCTTATCCGCTGGATGTCACTTTTCACCGTGCTTTTGATCGCTGTAAAGATCCATTACAAGCATTGGAGACGATCATTCAATGTGGTTGTACAAGAATTCTCACCAGCGGACAACAACCCAAAGCTCCGGATGGAAAAGTACTGATCAAACAATTGGTTGAACAGGCTGATGGACGTATCATCATTATGCCCGGTAGTGGCATCAATAGCAATAATATTGCAGAGATGCGAGCGTATACCGGTGCTGTTGAGTTTCACACTTCTGCACGCATCTTGATCCCTTCCTTGAGTGAATACATGAATCCGGATATGCCTGAAGATTTCAGCAGAGATTTTACCAATGCGGAAGAGATACAAAAAATAAAAAAATTGCTCTCCTAA
- a CDS encoding phosphoribosylpyrophosphate synthetase yields MIYYDSLSTAINDLAAKGYTTDFNLAFDQIKCASTGICLLPSQFTIVAHHRFEGDTDPSNSSILYVIESLDQTLKGTLINAYGAYSDALSDEMIRKLSIREL; encoded by the coding sequence ATGATATATTATGATTCATTATCTACTGCCATCAATGATTTGGCAGCAAAAGGGTATACCACGGATTTCAATCTTGCCTTTGATCAGATCAAGTGTGCCAGTACAGGCATTTGCCTACTCCCCTCACAATTCACGATCGTTGCGCATCATCGATTTGAAGGAGATACCGATCCTTCCAACTCCAGTATCTTATACGTCATCGAATCACTTGATCAAACCCTGAAAGGAACACTGATCAATGCGTATGGAGCTTACAGTGATGCTTTGAGTGATGAGATGATTCGGAAACTGTCTATTCGTGAATTGTGA
- the serA gene encoding phosphoglycerate dehydrogenase, translating to MSKQATTSYPKERINILFLENISDKAVQYFKQQGYANVKKIAGALSEEELIKEVKDVHLIGIRSKTQITPKVLEAAKKLQAIGCFCIGVNQVDLKAATRKGVVVFNAPYSNTRSVAELVIGISVMLIRKISDKNIAAHKGIWMKDAKGSYELRGKTMGIIGYGNIGSQVSVLCEALGMKVLFYDTETKLPLGNAVAAKNMKEVLSNSDIVSLHVPETPQTKNLINKNNIKLFKKGAILLNYARGEVVDLKALSEAIKEGMIGGAGIDVYPWEPEKNGDHFETPLQGLPNVILTPHIGGSTEEAQQNIGEDVSVKLFQYLERGITNGSHTVPAIGLPPVDGAHRILHIHKNVPGVLSAINTALSKNNINIVGQYLKTNEEIGYVVLDVDKKLSKRAVELLKEVKETIKVRMLY from the coding sequence ATGAGCAAGCAGGCAACAACCAGTTATCCGAAAGAGCGGATCAATATTTTGTTTCTGGAAAACATCAGTGATAAAGCTGTACAATATTTCAAACAGCAAGGCTATGCCAACGTTAAAAAAATAGCCGGTGCATTGAGTGAAGAAGAACTGATTAAAGAAGTAAAAGATGTTCATCTGATTGGCATCCGTTCCAAAACACAGATCACACCGAAAGTACTGGAAGCTGCAAAAAAATTACAAGCCATTGGTTGCTTTTGTATCGGGGTGAATCAAGTAGATCTGAAAGCAGCCACAAGAAAAGGAGTGGTCGTATTCAATGCGCCATACAGTAATACCCGAAGTGTAGCTGAATTGGTGATAGGTATTTCAGTGATGCTCATCCGAAAGATTTCCGATAAAAATATCGCCGCGCATAAGGGCATCTGGATGAAAGATGCCAAGGGTAGTTATGAACTGCGTGGTAAAACCATGGGTATTATCGGATATGGAAATATCGGCTCTCAGGTAAGTGTATTGTGTGAAGCTTTGGGCATGAAAGTATTGTTCTATGATACCGAAACCAAACTTCCATTAGGGAATGCAGTAGCAGCAAAAAACATGAAAGAAGTATTGAGTAACAGTGATATTGTTTCTCTGCATGTTCCTGAAACGCCTCAAACCAAAAACCTCATCAATAAAAATAATATCAAACTCTTTAAAAAGGGAGCGATCTTATTGAACTATGCAAGGGGAGAGGTCGTTGATCTGAAAGCATTAAGTGAAGCCATCAAAGAAGGGATGATCGGTGGCGCAGGCATTGATGTGTATCCCTGGGAACCGGAAAAAAATGGAGATCATTTTGAAACACCACTTCAAGGCTTACCCAATGTTATACTCACACCACATATCGGTGGATCCACAGAAGAGGCGCAACAAAATATTGGAGAAGATGTCAGCGTGAAATTATTCCAATACCTCGAACGTGGCATCACCAATGGATCACACACAGTACCGGCGATCGGCTTACCACCGGTAGATGGTGCTCATCGCATCCTTCATATTCACAAAAATGTTCCGGGTGTATTGAGTGCGATCAATACCGCTTTATCCAAAAACAATATCAACATTGTCGGACAATACCTCAAAACCAATGAAGAGATCGGATACGTAGTATTAGATGTAGACAAAAAACTTTCTAAAAGAGCGGTTGAGTTGTTGAAAGAAGTGAAAGAGACGATTAAGGTAAGAATGCTGTATTGA
- a CDS encoding serine hydrolase domain-containing protein produces MIVRVFGIAILMGLLQACNAQPAATDSAVSGSSFNAIPSATKALYAAEIEKQYQQMLANRGFNGSILVAKNGEILFEDYRGFSNFKTKDPITPNTPFHLASVSKTFTGMAILKLREQGKLQLDDTVDEFFPGFPYQNITVQLLLNHRSGLNNYMYFMVDRKVETYRVKNKKGRWVRRTRTIKMPPLKPGLLTNQDVLDYMIKHRPAPLFAPDRAFRYSNTNYALLALIIEKVTGQSYPTYMRDSLFIPLGMNDSYVFNIADTGNYIPSYKYNNVPYGIEKLDCIYGDKNVYSTVRDILLWDRALYEGAYVSKASQELAYQPYSFETKSFHNYGLGWRLLNSPTEDIVYHNGWWHGNNTVFTRYIKDSATIIVLGNRYNRNIYKAKALSSAFTGRTDSTELEE; encoded by the coding sequence ATGATCGTAAGAGTCTTTGGTATCGCAATTTTGATGGGATTGCTGCAAGCATGCAATGCTCAGCCGGCAGCAACTGATTCAGCAGTGAGTGGCAGTTCGTTTAATGCTATTCCTTCTGCTACAAAAGCATTGTATGCTGCTGAGATTGAAAAACAGTATCAGCAAATGTTGGCTAACCGTGGTTTCAACGGAAGTATCCTCGTAGCCAAAAATGGAGAGATATTATTTGAAGATTATCGTGGCTTTAGCAATTTTAAAACCAAGGATCCCATCACTCCCAATACACCCTTTCATTTGGCATCGGTGTCCAAGACTTTCACCGGCATGGCCATTCTAAAATTACGTGAACAGGGTAAGTTGCAATTGGATGATACAGTGGATGAATTCTTTCCGGGATTTCCTTACCAAAATATCACTGTACAATTATTACTGAATCACCGCAGTGGCTTAAATAATTATATGTATTTCATGGTCGACCGCAAAGTGGAGACCTATCGTGTAAAAAACAAAAAAGGTCGTTGGGTAAGAAGAACACGCACGATCAAAATGCCGCCACTAAAGCCGGGATTACTGACCAATCAGGATGTATTGGATTATATGATAAAACATCGTCCGGCCCCACTCTTCGCTCCCGACCGTGCATTCAGGTATAGCAATACCAACTATGCACTACTCGCTTTGATCATTGAAAAAGTGACCGGACAATCTTATCCTACTTATATGAGGGATAGTTTATTCATTCCATTGGGCATGAATGACTCTTATGTTTTTAATATAGCCGATACCGGAAATTATATCCCTTCGTATAAATACAATAATGTCCCATACGGAATCGAGAAGCTTGACTGCATTTATGGCGATAAAAATGTTTACTCAACGGTAAGAGACATATTATTATGGGACAGAGCGCTGTACGAAGGTGCTTATGTTAGCAAAGCCTCACAAGAGCTTGCCTATCAACCTTATAGTTTTGAGACCAAATCGTTTCATAATTATGGATTGGGATGGCGTTTGTTGAATTCCCCTACTGAGGACATTGTATACCACAATGGCTGGTGGCATGGTAACAATACTGTTTTCACCCGATATATTAAAGATTCGGCCACTATCATCGTATTGGGCAATCGTTATAATCGTAACATTTACAAGGCGAAAGCCCTATCCTCAGCCTTCACCGGAAGGACAGACAGCACAGAATTGGAGGAATAA
- a CDS encoding carboxypeptidase-like regulatory domain-containing protein: protein MHKSLLLFSFILLTALQIHAQVEVSGTVKDSTGKVLAGATIALIQQRTGIVLAFTLTNEFGFYQLKSDESIGKDTLLLQAGSVGYLRQEVNLRSNKQLTDFILVRSSARLPDVVVQNSKNLIGRRGDTLNYSVSAFMSVQDRVIGDVIKRLPGVEMDDNGKIKYQGKEINRFYIDGDNLLDGKYNIASNGIPVQMVDKIQVYENHQPIKSLQNAEISDKPALNISLKDKAKLKLTGSGDMAFGVPDAYQGTANLLLFKKKLKFMNYYKLNNTGLDLSSDLISHFNAETEFVPLNLLQIASNNPPLAKKRYLLNQTGLINANNLLKLSAEADIRINVSYLYDRQFQEVNSKIDYYLPGDTIQFQESYTNKLAQQSFNTNLALTINKSSYYLSNSLLLDSKPQHNYGNLISTGNSRIEQQLSGAVTNFSNELRCNTVIHKKNIIDFYSFFGKLTNPFLLDVSPGLYQSIFNQGNDYAGLLQRASVPTSFVHHSLSYRLPGKFNQLYKVGMNTMQQELNSQLDIRYLNDTQKSLADSFINQIDWRYRKLYGQIDYRYTHNATSINLSIPIVKHFIDFNHQILDQKVRSLFITPVLSVNIRGKKEKTVAVSYSYTNDWKGLQHVFDGYVMQTYRNFNTNSGSLPQQQMHVTALSYEKRNTLKVFFINIQAMYSFNRMNTIADNRFSTILQKSSLVLFDNITESSRLSMSISKHLFKLKTTVSAKITIQQDGMNQLLNGVLLSYRSRILSTEGNMHIKISPTIDFDYRGQFSWVTNMPTDPDVKAAAGVQKLNTAIQQLNMNISLSNSLLFKTRGEYYASTATSRFTNRFLFWDAAMVYKWNRLKTDIDFSITNIGGADHYTIISAAANNIVERNYRIRPRMILVKFLFHF from the coding sequence ATGCACAAAAGCCTGTTACTTTTTTCATTCATCTTATTAACTGCGTTGCAAATTCATGCGCAAGTTGAAGTAAGTGGTACAGTTAAAGATTCTACGGGAAAAGTACTGGCAGGAGCTACGATAGCTTTAATTCAGCAACGAACGGGTATTGTATTGGCTTTTACTCTCACGAATGAGTTTGGTTTTTATCAGTTAAAATCTGATGAATCTATTGGTAAAGATACTTTGTTGTTACAAGCTGGTTCCGTGGGGTATCTGCGGCAAGAAGTCAACCTGCGATCAAATAAACAACTAACAGATTTTATTCTTGTCCGATCATCTGCACGTTTACCTGATGTGGTTGTCCAGAATTCAAAAAATTTGATCGGTAGAAGAGGGGATACCCTGAACTATTCGGTTTCAGCATTCATGTCTGTTCAAGATCGTGTTATTGGCGATGTTATCAAAAGATTGCCCGGCGTTGAAATGGATGATAATGGAAAAATAAAGTACCAAGGGAAAGAGATCAATCGTTTTTACATTGATGGAGACAATCTACTTGATGGAAAATATAATATTGCGTCGAATGGAATACCCGTTCAAATGGTCGATAAAATACAGGTATATGAAAATCATCAACCAATTAAATCGTTACAAAATGCTGAAATAAGTGATAAGCCTGCATTGAATATTTCATTAAAAGACAAAGCCAAACTTAAATTAACAGGCTCCGGCGATATGGCATTCGGTGTTCCAGATGCCTATCAAGGTACAGCCAATCTGTTGTTGTTTAAAAAGAAGCTCAAGTTCATGAATTACTATAAACTGAATAATACAGGGTTAGATCTTTCAAGTGACCTGATTTCGCATTTCAATGCGGAAACTGAATTTGTACCACTGAACCTTTTACAAATAGCCTCCAATAATCCTCCGTTAGCAAAGAAAAGATACTTGTTGAATCAAACAGGATTGATCAACGCCAATAATCTCTTAAAGCTGTCTGCTGAAGCTGATATCAGAATCAACGTATCGTATCTGTATGACAGACAATTTCAAGAAGTAAATAGTAAGATTGATTATTATTTACCCGGTGATACCATTCAGTTTCAGGAGAGCTATACGAATAAGTTAGCCCAACAATCTTTCAATACGAATTTAGCACTGACAATAAACAAATCTTCTTATTACCTGTCTAATTCACTGCTTCTTGATAGCAAACCTCAACATAATTATGGCAACTTGATTTCTACCGGGAATAGCCGTATTGAGCAACAACTGAGCGGAGCCGTTACTAATTTTTCCAATGAGTTAAGGTGTAATACCGTAATCCATAAAAAGAATATCATTGACTTTTACTCTTTTTTTGGGAAACTTACCAATCCTTTTCTACTTGATGTTTCTCCCGGTTTGTACCAAAGTATTTTTAATCAAGGGAATGATTATGCCGGATTGTTGCAGCGGGCTTCTGTTCCTACTTCATTTGTCCATCATTCCCTTAGTTATCGGCTACCGGGAAAATTTAATCAGTTGTATAAAGTAGGAATGAATACAATGCAACAAGAATTGAATAGTCAGTTGGATATTCGGTATCTTAATGATACACAAAAAAGCCTTGCTGATAGCTTTATCAATCAGATAGACTGGCGATACCGTAAATTGTATGGGCAGATTGATTACCGCTATACACATAATGCTACAAGTATTAATTTATCCATACCCATAGTAAAACATTTCATTGATTTTAATCATCAGATCCTGGATCAAAAGGTTCGTTCACTATTTATTACACCGGTATTGTCAGTAAATATTCGTGGTAAGAAAGAAAAAACAGTAGCAGTTTCTTATAGCTATACCAATGATTGGAAGGGACTACAACATGTATTTGATGGGTATGTTATGCAAACCTATCGGAACTTCAATACGAATTCCGGATCATTGCCTCAACAACAAATGCATGTTACGGCTCTGTCTTATGAAAAAAGGAATACACTCAAGGTTTTCTTCATAAATATCCAAGCAATGTATAGTTTCAATCGAATGAATACCATTGCTGATAATCGCTTCAGTACTATTCTTCAGAAATCCTCACTTGTTCTTTTTGATAATATCACAGAAAGTAGTAGGCTTTCCATGAGCATTAGTAAGCACTTATTTAAGCTAAAAACAACGGTCAGTGCAAAAATCACGATTCAGCAAGATGGGATGAATCAACTGCTGAACGGAGTTTTATTATCCTATCGAAGCCGCATATTGAGTACTGAAGGGAATATGCATATCAAAATCAGTCCAACGATCGATTTTGATTATCGTGGGCAATTTTCATGGGTGACCAATATGCCAACTGATCCGGATGTAAAAGCAGCTGCCGGTGTTCAGAAGCTAAATACTGCCATACAGCAACTTAATATGAATATCTCCCTAAGTAACAGTCTGTTGTTCAAGACCAGAGGAGAATATTATGCTTCTACAGCAACGAGTAGATTCACTAACAGGTTTCTGTTTTGGGATGCAGCCATGGTCTATAAATGGAATCGGCTCAAGACCGATATCGATTTTTCTATCACTAATATAGGAGGTGCTGATCATTATACAATTATATCAGCGGCTGCAAATAATATTGTTGAAAGAAATTATCGTATTCGTCCACGTATGATCCTTGTCAAGTTTCTATTTCATTTTTAA
- a CDS encoding GLPGLI family protein produces MKKIHVLFLLIVLIFSYKIQAQDAQTTKLMVKYEFIYVIDSTMPEKPNTYEGLLIIGNGTSFFGERAAMRSELYVKNQRESNPTMSTSMTLFYGAPVYFFRNLPAGKFSSVAKLRGNTYLLNENITTPDWKISPETKEIKGYTCQKATTEFKGRFYEVWFCPKVPYPYGPWKLGGLPGLILEASDSKKEIVFNFKSMQDTAAFAIELPENTIPTTTKELNKAIEAYQISLGSPSAGKTMISQSEGQSAASTRRRMYNNPIEIEKY; encoded by the coding sequence ATGAAAAAAATACATGTTTTATTTCTGCTTATCGTATTGATTTTCAGTTATAAGATTCAAGCGCAAGATGCTCAAACCACAAAACTGATGGTTAAATATGAATTCATCTATGTTATAGATTCAACCATGCCGGAGAAACCGAATACCTATGAAGGTCTATTGATCATCGGTAATGGCACTAGTTTCTTCGGAGAAAGAGCTGCAATGCGTAGTGAGCTTTATGTAAAAAATCAACGAGAAAGTAATCCTACGATGTCAACATCCATGACGCTTTTTTATGGAGCGCCTGTTTATTTTTTTAGGAATCTTCCTGCCGGTAAATTTTCTTCTGTTGCCAAGTTGAGAGGGAATACTTATTTATTGAATGAAAATATTACAACACCGGATTGGAAAATCAGTCCTGAAACAAAAGAGATCAAAGGATATACTTGTCAAAAGGCCACCACAGAATTTAAAGGTAGATTTTATGAAGTCTGGTTTTGTCCGAAAGTACCTTATCCATATGGACCATGGAAATTAGGGGGGCTGCCGGGATTGATACTCGAAGCCTCAGACTCAAAAAAAGAAATCGTTTTTAATTTTAAATCTATGCAGGATACTGCTGCATTTGCGATCGAATTACCGGAGAACACGATTCCGACGACCACAAAAGAACTCAATAAAGCGATCGAAGCCTATCAAATCAGTTTGGGGAGCCCGTCCGCTGGAAAAACAATGATATCACAAAGTGAAGGACAATCGGCTGCTTCTACTAGAAGACGTATGTACAACAATCCGATCGAAATAGAAAAATATTGA
- a CDS encoding N(4)-(beta-N-acetylglucosaminyl)-L-asparaginase gives MLHRRHFLQLGSLGLSALTFSSFRGRMTAQKPLVLSTWDAGIAANKAAWQILRNGGRALDAVEQGVRVTEASLNCCVGLGANPDRDGYVTLDACIMDENFNCGSVLFLEKIKHPISVARRVMEKTPHVMLAGSGAQQFAVAEGFPLESGELSEDAKRAYQNWLKKSEYKPVINIENSKRQEAFVPTKLENGDWNHDTIGMIALDAKGNLSGSCTTSGMGFKMRGRIGDSPIIGAGLFVDNEVGAAVATGQGEDIIRICGAHTIVELMRQGMDPETACKKAMERLLKVKGIDKAKAIQAGFIAISKSGEYGGYALQKGFNFAVCHADDKNFLVDAKPLI, from the coding sequence ATGCTGCATCGTCGACATTTTCTTCAGCTAGGGTCTTTAGGATTATCCGCCCTTACCTTCTCTTCATTTCGCGGAAGAATGACCGCACAAAAACCATTGGTATTATCTACCTGGGATGCCGGTATTGCGGCCAATAAAGCGGCCTGGCAAATTCTTCGCAATGGTGGACGTGCGTTGGATGCTGTAGAGCAAGGTGTTCGTGTTACAGAAGCATCATTAAACTGTTGTGTGGGATTGGGTGCGAATCCGGATCGAGATGGTTATGTGACCTTAGATGCCTGTATCATGGATGAAAATTTCAATTGTGGTAGCGTCTTGTTTTTAGAAAAAATAAAACACCCGATCTCAGTAGCTAGACGTGTGATGGAAAAAACACCCCATGTAATGCTGGCAGGCTCCGGTGCACAACAATTTGCAGTTGCAGAAGGCTTTCCTTTAGAGTCTGGTGAATTATCTGAAGATGCAAAAAGAGCTTATCAGAATTGGCTGAAAAAAAGCGAATACAAACCGGTGATCAATATTGAAAATTCAAAAAGACAAGAAGCATTTGTTCCGACCAAACTGGAGAACGGTGATTGGAATCATGATACCATCGGTATGATCGCACTGGATGCAAAAGGCAATCTGAGTGGTAGTTGTACCACCAGCGGTATGGGTTTTAAAATGCGCGGACGTATTGGCGACTCTCCGATCATTGGTGCAGGATTATTTGTAGACAATGAAGTAGGTGCTGCGGTGGCTACGGGACAAGGTGAAGACATCATACGCATTTGTGGTGCACATACCATTGTTGAGTTGATGCGACAGGGTATGGATCCGGAAACAGCTTGTAAAAAAGCCATGGAAAGATTGCTGAAAGTAAAAGGCATCGATAAAGCAAAAGCCATTCAGGCTGGATTTATTGCGATCAGTAAATCAGGTGAGTATGGCGGTTATGCTTTACAGAAAGGATTCAACTTTGCTGTTTGTCATGCCGACGATAAAAATTTCTTAGTTGATGCAAAACCACTGATCTGA
- a CDS encoding sodium-translocating pyrophosphatase: MDKILFYAVPAMGVVGLLYTFLKFNWVSKQDAGNDRMKEISTYIAEGAMAFLKAEWKILTYFVAIVALLLGVMAKSNPHSHWSISLAFVLGAVCSAVAGYIGMKVATKANVRTAQAARTSLSKALNVSFTGGAVMGLGVAGLAVLGLGGVYLILKQVFAPEAAANSAEMLQTIEVLTGFSLGAESIALFARVGGGIYTKAADVGADLVGKVEAGIPEDDPRNPATIADNVGDNVGDVAGMGADLFGSYVATVLATMVLGQETVSSDNFGGYAPILLPMLIAGVGILFSIVGTWFVRVSDAAGINTANVQKALNMGNWGSIILTAAACAGLVYYILPETMTLRGLEFTRDGVLGAIVVGLAVGTLMSIITEYYTAMGKRPVMSIIRQSSTGHATNVIGGLAVGMESTFLPILVLAGGIWGSYECAGLYGVAIAAAGMMATTAMQLAIDAFGPIADNAGGIAEMSELPKEVREKTDVLDAVGNTTAATGKGFAIASAALTALALFAAFVGVAGINGIDIYKAKVLASLFVGAMIPFIFSSLAIRAVGQAAMSMVEEVRRQFRSIPGIMEGTGKPEYDKCVAISTEASIKKMMLPGAIAIVSPLIIGFLLGAEALGGFLAGATVSGVLMGMFQNNAGGAWDNAKKSFEKGVEINGEMYYKKSEPHKASVTGDTVGDPFKDTSGPSMNILIKLMSIVSLVIAPTLAQLHGADVDKQIVEKRIEIKATDGDNSASMTVNGEAINVEGLIKELKNAGLTSDDNVSVEVKDGKIIINGQELSEDVAKQFSMYLDGKENVSVKVDLKKN; encoded by the coding sequence ATGGACAAAATCTTGTTTTATGCCGTTCCGGCGATGGGAGTTGTAGGTCTCCTGTACACATTTTTGAAGTTTAATTGGGTTTCGAAGCAGGATGCGGGTAATGACCGTATGAAAGAGATCAGTACCTATATCGCAGAAGGTGCCATGGCATTCTTGAAAGCGGAGTGGAAGATACTGACCTATTTTGTTGCGATCGTAGCCTTGTTATTGGGTGTAATGGCCAAGAGCAATCCTCATTCACACTGGTCGATCTCATTGGCTTTTGTGTTGGGAGCTGTTTGTAGTGCTGTTGCCGGATATATTGGTATGAAAGTGGCTACCAAAGCCAATGTTCGTACTGCTCAGGCAGCAAGAACCAGTCTGTCAAAAGCCCTGAATGTATCCTTTACAGGCGGTGCCGTAATGGGATTGGGTGTTGCCGGATTGGCTGTATTAGGTCTGGGTGGAGTTTACCTGATCTTAAAGCAGGTATTTGCTCCGGAAGCTGCAGCAAACTCTGCTGAAATGCTCCAAACCATTGAAGTACTGACCGGGTTCTCTCTTGGTGCTGAATCAATCGCATTGTTTGCCCGTGTAGGTGGTGGTATCTATACCAAAGCTGCTGACGTAGGTGCTGACCTTGTAGGTAAAGTAGAAGCAGGTATCCCTGAAGATGATCCTCGTAACCCGGCCACCATCGCCGATAACGTAGGTGATAATGTGGGTGACGTTGCAGGTATGGGTGCCGATCTGTTTGGTTCTTATGTAGCAACCGTATTGGCAACCATGGTACTCGGACAAGAGACCGTTTCCTCAGATAATTTTGGGGGATATGCTCCTATCCTGTTACCAATGCTGATCGCAGGTGTAGGTATCCTGTTCTCGATCGTAGGTACCTGGTTTGTTCGCGTGAGTGATGCTGCAGGTATCAACACTGCGAACGTACAGAAAGCCCTGAACATGGGTAACTGGGGTTCTATTATTTTAACTGCCGCTGCTTGTGCAGGTCTGGTATATTATATTTTGCCTGAAACCATGACCCTTCGTGGATTGGAATTCACGCGCGATGGCGTACTTGGTGCGATCGTGGTAGGTCTGGCCGTAGGTACTTTGATGAGTATCATTACTGAATATTACACTGCAATGGGTAAGCGTCCGGTAATGTCTATTATTCGTCAATCATCTACCGGACATGCTACCAACGTGATCGGAGGTTTGGCTGTGGGTATGGAATCTACTTTCTTACCGATTTTGGTATTGGCAGGTGGTATCTGGGGATCTTATGAGTGTGCCGGTTTATATGGTGTAGCGATCGCTGCAGCAGGTATGATGGCTACCACTGCTATGCAATTGGCAATCGACGCATTTGGTCCGATCGCTGATAACGCAGGTGGTATCGCTGAAATGAGCGAATTACCAAAAGAAGTACGTGAAAAAACAGATGTATTGGATGCTGTAGGTAATACCACTGCTGCTACCGGTAAAGGGTTTGCGATCGCTTCTGCTGCACTGACAGCATTGGCATTGTTCGCAGCGTTTGTGGGTGTTGCAGGCATCAATGGTATCGATATTTATAAAGCGAAAGTATTGGCCTCATTATTTGTAGGTGCAATGATTCCTTTCATCTTCTCTTCTTTGGCGATTCGTGCGGTTGGACAAGCAGCCATGTCGATGGTGGAAGAAGTGCGTCGTCAGTTCCGTTCTATTCCGGGTATCATGGAAGGAACAGGAAAACCTGAGTACGATAAATGCGTAGCGATTTCTACAGAAGCATCGATCAAGAAAATGATGCTGCCTGGTGCGATCGCGATCGTTTCTCCTTTGATCATTGGCTTCTTATTGGGCGCTGAAGCATTGGGTGGATTCCTGGCAGGTGCTACTGTAAGTGGTGTACTGATGGGTATGTTCCAGAACAATGCCGGTGGTGCTTGGGATAATGCCAAGAAATCATTTGAAAAAGGAGTTGAGATCAATGGTGAGATGTACTACAAAAAATCTGAACCACACAAAGCTTCTGTAACAGGTGATACCGTAGGTGATCCTTTTAAAGATACTTCAGGTCCATCTATGAACATCCTGATCAAATTGATGTCAATCGTTTCATTGGTGATCGCTCCTACACTCGCACAATTACATGGTGCAGATGTAGACAAGCAGATCGTAGAAAAAAGAATTGAGATCAAAGCTACTGACGGAGATAACAGCGCTTCAATGACCGTTAACGGAGAAGCCATCAATGTAGAAGGATTGATCAAAGAATTGAAAAATGCCGGATTAACTTCTGATGATAATGTTTCTGTAGAAGTAAAAGATGGCAAGATCATCATTAATGGACAAGAACTGTCTGAAGACGTAGCCAAGCAGTTTTCTATGTACCTGGATGGCAAAGAAAATGTGAGTGTGAAAGTAGATCTGAAGAAGAACTAA